A window of Leptospira inadai serovar Lyme str. 10 genomic DNA:
CTGACGGAGCTACCCCTAAGGACGGTCCGAGTGCGGGTATCACGATGGCTACCGCTATCTTATCTCTTGCGATAGGAAAAAGAATTAAACTAGGATTCGGTATGACGGGAGAACTTACGTTAACCGGAGAAGTTTTAGCGATCGGAGGGCTGCGGGAAAAAGTCGTGGCTGCAAAGAGAGTCGGAGTGCATCGAATTATTTTTCCGAAAGACAATCAACCGCAATTGGATGAAATCCCGGATTATGTGAAGAAAGGGATGGAGTTCTTTCCCGTTTCGAAATTCGAGGACGTGGAGAAGTTAGTGTTTGATCCGAAAGTTTTAGCTCCTTATATGAACTCGAAAACGGTCGCCGCAAAGAAAACGAAAAAAAGTAAGCCGGTATCGGTAGTAAAACGAAACCGCAAGTAATGCAGTCTCAAAAGAATTGCTTTTTCCGCTATGGATCTAAAGCTGTTCGAAGGAGATCACATGGGCGTACCATTTATCGACATAAAGCGTTTTGAACCGGGGCTTCTTGATTCTTGGGAAGAAAAAGTCAAGACTCTCAGTAAAACCGCTTCTTTTATCGGTGGGGATGAAGTCTCGACCTTGGAAAAAAATTTAGCCGCGGCAACCGGAACAAAATTCTCCGTCGCATGCGCAAACGGAACGGACGCGTTGCAGTTGGCTTTGCGTGCGCTTGGGGTCGGAAAGGGAGATACTGTCCTCATTCCCGATTCTACGTTTTGGGCCACTTTCGAAGCCGTCGTCAATGTGGGTGCGAATCCCGCGACCGTTGATACGAATCCTGTCGATCTTCAAATGGATTTTGAAGAATTCAAAAAAGCCCTGGAAGAAGTAAAACCGAAAGCCGCGATCATCGTTCATCTTTACGGTTGGGGGAGCTCCCGCTTGGAGGATTTCCGGACGCTCTGCAAATCCAAAGGAATCCCTCTACTGGAAGACGGGGCTCAATGCTTCGGAGTTCGATACAAAGGGGGACCGATATACAAGGACGCCGTAATTAGTACGACATCTTTTTATCCTGCAAAAGTTTTGGGAGGCGCGGGGGATGGCGGAGCCGTCTTTACGAATAGCGAGGAACTCGGCGCAAAAGTTCGGATGTTGGCGAATCATGGAAGGACCTCGCATTACGGTTACGGCGACGTCGGTTGGAACTCACGCATGGATACTTTGCAGGCGGGTTTTCTGAATTTGAGCCTACCGTTCTTGGAGTCCCGCATCGAATCTAGGAGAAAGGCCGCGGATAAATATTACGAGGTCTTACCGGGATTAGGCGTAAACGTCATCCATCCTCCGAAGGACTTCTTTGAAAACGGTTATTGTAATGTGACTTTGTTCGATCCGTCCGAACGACCTAAAATTCAGGAAGTCTTAAAAACGAAAGGAA
This region includes:
- a CDS encoding DegT/DnrJ/EryC1/StrS family aminotransferase, which gives rise to MGVPFIDIKRFEPGLLDSWEEKVKTLSKTASFIGGDEVSTLEKNLAAATGTKFSVACANGTDALQLALRALGVGKGDTVLIPDSTFWATFEAVVNVGANPATVDTNPVDLQMDFEEFKKALEEVKPKAAIIVHLYGWGSSRLEDFRTLCKSKGIPLLEDGAQCFGVRYKGGPIYKDAVISTTSFYPAKVLGGAGDGGAVFTNSEELGAKVRMLANHGRTSHYGYGDVGWNSRMDTLQAGFLNLSLPFLESRIESRRKAADKYYEVLPGLGVNVIHPPKDFFENGYCNVTLFDPSERPKIQEVLKTKGIGFGNIYPGAMSDQEGAKPYIKGRFGKEHRTGRICSSVLNFPLFPYMTDSELEEVFSAIGEYKK